One genomic segment of Phalacrocorax carbo chromosome Z, bPhaCar2.1, whole genome shotgun sequence includes these proteins:
- the LOC135310669 gene encoding uncharacterized protein LOC135310669 isoform X2, producing the protein MSRTKRQHDIHCCSAREREQLDRPGSPSPPQHVESLVTELEERCPICLGSCEEPGFVMPCFHRFCYPCILQWAEIKPECPLCKRTVTSILHSVQEDDDYMEHVLTPPMTPSVAVRQAGRVPRPPAAHNLHHPGAPQRWAAGGVPRRPVGGLQSPNWMNSFQNQPTLLHILQRWVHQEQEEIFGILSNHGMDTEGPGHMQGVSLQNRRATRVQQPARVAGQGRSRDTHPLRGWQDARAAGEREGSPTVAPGPAASQGGSLTPSPAPTSSPARTSTDELPGTSPVATGEDPSSHPSAPVAIPVEQEEPQEEPGEAVPGPSTSSRGTERSRGGTRRPPKRKTGSSEASPAKKRPAPHQ; encoded by the exons ATGAGCCGTACAAAAAGACAG CACGACATCCACTGCTGCAGcgccagagagagggagcagcTCGACAGGcccggctcccccagcccaccgcAGCACGTGGAGAGCCTGGtcacagagctggaggagcgctgccccatctgcctgggcagctgcgAGGAGCCCGGCTTTGTCATGCCGTGCTTCCACCGGTTCTGCTACCCCTGCATCCTGCAGTGGGCTGAGATCAAGCCCGAGTGCCCCCTCTGCAAGAGGACAGTGACCTCCATCTTGCACTCGGTGCAGGAGGATGATGATTACATGGAGCATGTCCTCACACCACCCATGACACCATCAGTCGCCGTCCGCCAGGCAGGAAGAGTTCCCAGACCACCAGCCGCCCACAACCTCCATCACCCTGGAGCACCCCAAcggtgggctgcaggaggggtgcCCAGGCGTCCTGTGGGTGGCCTCCAGTCCCCAAACTGGATGAACTCTTTCCAGAACCAGCCAACGCTCCTCCACATCCTGCAGCGCTGGGTCCATCAGGAGCAAGAGGAGATCTTTGGCATCCTCAGCAACCACGGCATGGATACAGAGGGGCCGGGCCACATGCAGGGGGTCTCCCTGCAAAACCGCAGGGCAACACGTGTGCAACAGCCTGCACGTGTCGCTGGGCAAGGGCGCAGCAGAGACACCCACCCTCTGCGGGGCTGGCAGGACGCCCGTGCTGCCGGGGAGCGGGAGGGCAGCCCCACGGTtgcccctggccctgctgcctcccaaggAGGGTCTCTcactcccagcccagcccccaccagcagccctgcaagAACCAGCACAGACGAGCTCCCCGGCACCTCACCCGTTGCCACTGGTGAGGACCCCAGCAGCCACCCCTCTGCTCCTGTTGCCATCCCTGTGGAGCAAGAAGAGCCCCAGGAGGAGCCAGGGGAGGCTGTGCCTGGGCCCTCCACCTCCAGCCGGGGCACTGAACGCTCCCGTGGGGGGACACGGCGACCCCCAAAGAGGAAGACCGGCAGCTCCGAGGCCTCTCCTGCCAAGAAGAGGCCAGCACCACATCAGTGA
- the LOC135310669 gene encoding uncharacterized protein LOC135310669 isoform X1, whose amino-acid sequence MRRPSLLIFRRRLSPSRLVPALRLSEFVRFGVSSEAFGAGVALGELFAAALCGRSQSPRRTFPGPASFRQPGHPGGALTAAEHDIHCCSAREREQLDRPGSPSPPQHVESLVTELEERCPICLGSCEEPGFVMPCFHRFCYPCILQWAEIKPECPLCKRTVTSILHSVQEDDDYMEHVLTPPMTPSVAVRQAGRVPRPPAAHNLHHPGAPQRWAAGGVPRRPVGGLQSPNWMNSFQNQPTLLHILQRWVHQEQEEIFGILSNHGMDTEGPGHMQGVSLQNRRATRVQQPARVAGQGRSRDTHPLRGWQDARAAGEREGSPTVAPGPAASQGGSLTPSPAPTSSPARTSTDELPGTSPVATGEDPSSHPSAPVAIPVEQEEPQEEPGEAVPGPSTSSRGTERSRGGTRRPPKRKTGSSEASPAKKRPAPHQ is encoded by the exons ATGAGGCGTCCCTCACTGCTTATATTCAGGCGCCGACTCTCACCCAGCCGGCTCGTGCCCGCACTCCGGCTGAGCGAGTTCGTGAGGTTTGGAGTGTCGAGCGAGGCCTTTGGTGCTGGTGTCGCGCTTGGGGAGTTGTTCgctgcagctctctgtggcCGATCCCAGAGCCCTCGAAGGACCTTCCCTGGCCCTGCCAGCTTCAGGCAGCCGGGGCACCCAGGAGGCGCgctcacagcagcagag CACGACATCCACTGCTGCAGcgccagagagagggagcagcTCGACAGGcccggctcccccagcccaccgcAGCACGTGGAGAGCCTGGtcacagagctggaggagcgctgccccatctgcctgggcagctgcgAGGAGCCCGGCTTTGTCATGCCGTGCTTCCACCGGTTCTGCTACCCCTGCATCCTGCAGTGGGCTGAGATCAAGCCCGAGTGCCCCCTCTGCAAGAGGACAGTGACCTCCATCTTGCACTCGGTGCAGGAGGATGATGATTACATGGAGCATGTCCTCACACCACCCATGACACCATCAGTCGCCGTCCGCCAGGCAGGAAGAGTTCCCAGACCACCAGCCGCCCACAACCTCCATCACCCTGGAGCACCCCAAcggtgggctgcaggaggggtgcCCAGGCGTCCTGTGGGTGGCCTCCAGTCCCCAAACTGGATGAACTCTTTCCAGAACCAGCCAACGCTCCTCCACATCCTGCAGCGCTGGGTCCATCAGGAGCAAGAGGAGATCTTTGGCATCCTCAGCAACCACGGCATGGATACAGAGGGGCCGGGCCACATGCAGGGGGTCTCCCTGCAAAACCGCAGGGCAACACGTGTGCAACAGCCTGCACGTGTCGCTGGGCAAGGGCGCAGCAGAGACACCCACCCTCTGCGGGGCTGGCAGGACGCCCGTGCTGCCGGGGAGCGGGAGGGCAGCCCCACGGTtgcccctggccctgctgcctcccaaggAGGGTCTCTcactcccagcccagcccccaccagcagccctgcaagAACCAGCACAGACGAGCTCCCCGGCACCTCACCCGTTGCCACTGGTGAGGACCCCAGCAGCCACCCCTCTGCTCCTGTTGCCATCCCTGTGGAGCAAGAAGAGCCCCAGGAGGAGCCAGGGGAGGCTGTGCCTGGGCCCTCCACCTCCAGCCGGGGCACTGAACGCTCCCGTGGGGGGACACGGCGACCCCCAAAGAGGAAGACCGGCAGCTCCGAGGCCTCTCCTGCCAAGAAGAGGCCAGCACCACATCAGTGA
- the LOC135310458 gene encoding LOW QUALITY PROTEIN: nuclear factor interleukin-3-regulated protein-like (The sequence of the model RefSeq protein was modified relative to this genomic sequence to represent the inferred CDS: substituted 1 base at 1 genomic stop codon): protein MQLRKMQTLKKEHGPVDTSSNVDKIMVLKSTLAEVSEELSTNEDILLTEASSGKSKSSACRRKREFIPDEKKDAMYWEKRRKNNEAAKRSREKXRLNDLVLENKLIALGEENATLKAELLSLKLKFGLISSAAYAQEIQKLSSSTTVYFQDYQSSKSNINSFVDEHEPSIVGSSCISVIKHSPQSSMSDVSEISSVEHTQPSRIQSSCRSPENKFQIIKQEPMELEREPRDDRGSYKASIYPNYMGATFNVYSHSPPLLQVNRSSSNSPRTSETDDGVVGKSSDGEDEQQVPKGPIHSPVEHKNVHAIVKVPEVNSSALPHKLRIKAKAMQVKVEAMDNDYDATQKLSSPIDMSSKRHFELEKHGAQNLVHSSHTPFSVQVTNIQDWSLKPELWHQKELNVKIQSGCKTGVVEIKDNIYNVSESENLYLKQGIANLSAEVASLKRLITTQQISASDSG from the coding sequence atgcagctgagaaaaatgcaGACCCTTAAAAAGGAACACGGACCTGTTGACACAAGTAGCAATGTGGACAAAATCATGGTACTTAAGTCAACTTTAGCAGAAGTGTCTGAAGAATTGTCTACAAACGAAGACATACTACTTACTGAAGCAAGCAGTGGAAAAAGCAAATCCTCAGCTTGCCGGAGAAAGCGAGAATTCATTCCAGATGAAAAGAAAGATGCTATGTATTGGGAGAAAAGAcggaaaaataatgaagctgCCAAAAGATCTCGTGAAAAATGACGACTGAATGACCTTGTCTTAGAGAACAAACTAATTGCACTGGGAGAGGAGAATGCCACTTTGAAGGCGGAGCTGCTTTCGCTGAAGCTAAAGTTTGGTTTAATCAGCTCTGCAGCCTATGCCCAAGAGATACAGAAACTCAGTAGCTCAACAACCGTGTATTTCCAAGACTATCAGAGTTCCAAGTCAAATATTAACTCATTTGTAGATGAACATGAACCATCTATAGTTGGTAGCAGTTGTATTTCTGTCATTAAACATTCTCCTCAAAGCTCAATGTCCGACGTGTCTGAAATATCATCCGTAGAGCACACTCAACCAAGTCGTAtacaaagcagctgcagaagtccCGAAAATAAGTTCCAGATCATAAAGCAGGAGCCCATGGAATTAGAGAGAGAGCCAAGAGATGACAGAGGTTCATATAAAGCATCCATATATCCCAACTACATGGGAGCTACCTTTAACGTGTACTCACATTCTCCTCCTCTCTTGCAAGTTAATAGGTCCTCCAGTAATTCCCCCAGAACGTCAGAAACCGATGATGGTGTAGTTGGAAAGTCATCCGATGGAGAAGATGAACAGCAGGTTCCTAAGGGTCCAATCCATTCCCCAGTTGAACATAAAAATGTTCATGCAATAGTTAAAGTTCCAGAAGTGAATTCTTCAGCTTTGCCTCACAAGCTTCGAATTAAAGCCAAAGCCATGCAAGTTAAAGTGGAAGCAATGGATAATGACTATGATGCAACACAGAAATTGTCATCACCCATTGACATGTCCTCAAAAAGACACTTTGAGCTTGAAAAACACGGTGCACAAAACTTGGTGCATTCTTCTCACACTCCTTTCTCGGTTCAAGTGACTAACATCCAAGACTGGTCACTTAAACCAGAGCTCTGGCATCAGAAGGAACTCAATGTAAAAATTCAGAGTGGTTGCAAAACTGGAGTTGTTGAAATAAAAGACAATATCTACAACGTCTCTGAGTCAGAGAACCTGTATTTGAAGCAGGGCATAGCAAACTTATCTGCAGAGGTTGCTTCACTTAAAAGACTTATAACTACACAACAAATCTCTGCGTCAGACTCTGGTTAA